The window GACTGCCTAAGGGTGAGCCTACCAAGGGATATTGACAATTGACCATCCTTAAGGGAATAGGGCCCAACCGTAAGCGGGCTATGGCCAACAGCGGAAATCCGGATGAGGAATTGGCCAGGTGCGGACGACAGGTTAACCATAAAGGAGCCATCGGAGCCGGATACGGTTGAAACAAGCACACCATTATCCTTTTCCCTGGTGACAACTACCGTGGCGGCACTGATCGCATTGCCGGCAGAATCCGTGACCATGCCGGAAACACTCCTGTTTTGCTGCGCCGATACCTGATCGGCAACACAAAAGACCAGCAACTGAAACAGCAAAAAAAATCCCTTCATTGTTTTGCACTTAAGATTAAGGGTGCAAAAAGAAGGGATTATCATATTCAGGGCAAAGCAGTCCTGTTGAATGACGGAAAAGTATAGACGAATACCCTAAAGCTATCAAGTAGAAAATCCTTAAACTACGCAAGAATGGAATGTTATACAGTAATCAGGGCATTCCATGCTCAGGTCAAAAAGGGTCATTAACTGTGGTAATAAATACAGCTTTGTAGTATTTTTTGCCCCAAACCTATACTCATCCTTCGCTCATCCTATACTCATCGTATACTCATCCTATACTTAATGGATAAGTTAAACTTATCAAGTAAGGCACCCTGCGGGTGAATAAACCAGCAACAATAAAATCATGTAAACAATCCGTTTAATGCCCCAATTGTTTTCGCATATCCAGGTTGAATTGAAACTGTTCTTCAACCGGCACCACCTTACGGACCGATTTGGTGATATCCTTACCCTCTTTGGTCCACAAAAAGGGATAGAAACTAAAGACACTGTCACCATTTAACAGGCGAAGGTCTTCCTTCCATTGGGGCCATCGGAGCCCCCTATAGAACTCATCCAGGTTCCCATTAAAGCAAAAATCCAAAAACTCGGTATAGGTCAGGTCCAGTGGCTCATAGTTCAGGTTATCAGGCGAAAAATAATAGATCTTCCCAGGATCATTGCCTAAACCTCCACCATTCAATAGAAAAAAGCCACCAATAGCATCATCGGCGATCAATAAAAATGGAGGCGGCTCACCGTACTCCTTGAAAGCCTTACCCCGGTTCCAATCCGGCAGGCATCTTGGGAGTTTCGGATGCCCCGACCCTAGTATCCTGATCCAGCCGCTATCGATCAAGATGCCACCCGTCCTAAAGACGATTGTCCCCATTGGGGACCTGGTGGTTACCTGGGCATTAAATAATGCGGTTCGGGCGTTAGCAGGATTGGCAGGAAGCACTTCAATGTAATTACTGGCCGAATCGATCCATTGATTCACAATCGGCCAAGCGGGTTCAAGGGTATCGATCAGGAGATCTAGTGATCGCATTTTTCCTTGTGAAAAAGCATTAAAGGAGATTAGATACAATATGAATAGAAGGATAAATTTGATCAATTTTCGCATAAGGAATGAAACTATCAATTCTTTGCTACCCTACACTCATTAATAAAAAATAATGCCATTGAAACTTTGGCAGATTTAAGCTTAAATGGCACCTATTAACCTTTTACAATAATATTCTATGATAATAGAATGATTTACAGAAAGCAATCGCTTTTCTTAATAACCATTATCAATATAATTTCAATGGGAATCACTTACCTATCAGCAGACTGATAAGAAATGAAAAATTCTCCACAGAAAATATGGTTCAATTACTCCATCCACAAAAGGAAATAAATAATCCGGTACTTCTTTAACTCGGATTGGCTTTGGGATCCCTGAAATAGGGGAGAAAATCCTTCGTTTAGCAATGCGTCATTCTCAGTAGCAAAGGAATTGGTAATATGTTCCAAGCGCAGTTTAAGAGCTGATGGAATAGAATCATAAATACCATCTACTAGCATTGAATATTTCATCATTTCAGCATTGGGAGTCTTTGGATTCAATTGCAAATGGATATCATTAAGCAGCATGGCATAGACATCTGGATAAAACTTAAAGGTTTGAAAGGAAAGCAGCGAGGATACATAAGCCTTCGGCTGTACATATTTCTGATTTTTATCCATATCAACCAGACAGGTCGAAATTTTGCGATCCAATACCGAGTCATAGATTACCCTAAGCGACCGTAAAGCATTCTGGAGTTCAGCGGTAAGAATCAGGTCCTTCCTGATGGTGCGATACTTTGGCAGCAATTCTGTCTTTAAACCAGTGATATAGTTTACTTTGATATTTATATCAGTGCTCCAGACAGAATCCGTTATGCACTTTTTATATTCTTCTATTGTAAGCTTTGCGCTGTCACAAGAGTTTGGCTGGAAACTTTGCCCGTAAGCTTCAGTATAAAATAAACCGAAAAGAAACGGAATACTAATCAACGAAGATCTCATAAGGTTGTAGGTATTACTTAAATACAAAAACTACTCAGAACTAATCCAAAATAGAGTAAATGATACTATGGTAGAAGGATATCTCATCCTAATAGCAGCCAAAATCCATTTACTTCCCGTTCGATAGGCTACTATTTGATTACCAGCCTATATCAGGTTTATTATAATTATTGTCGTTGAAATTGAGAACCAATACTGCCTGTTGAACCTCTTGCTGGAAATGCTTCGTCTAGATGCAAACTGCCAAAGATCTAATTACCAATTTACACTGACACCAAACCACTGTCACCTTCTTTTATGTGTCACAGGAAAGGAAGGTCAAAATAATAGCATTTAGGGTTATTAGGATCTATGTACAAGTCAATTCCTTTCCGTTTATCAATGTACATTTTTACAGCTTCCGGATTCTGTGACGTTGCCTGGCTAACGAATTTGTAGGTCTTACCTCCGTATTGCCTAAATAGAACAATGTAAGTCTGCTGAATTTCATCCGATTTGTAATTACGATTACTTTCATAGAGAGCATCAAGCATTTCAATACGGGAAGGAAGATCATCGCTTATGACTTCCTCTTGGAAGCTTCTACTCTTTACTTCGGAATTGTCCAATGTAACTTTAATCCTGTCACCTGTACGTTTAAGTCGTTCAATCTCTGCCAATCGGTCACTGCTGCTGTCGTTCCGATGAATACTAAGCCCTTGAAGTTTGGTTTTAGCAAAGAAATACCCCCCCTACAATCAGGATGAAAATACTCAATACAAACCAAAGTTCTTTACCCGGAATAGCCGTCCCTTTGTAGTTCAAGAAGAAAAAGAAGCCCAGAAGGCCAACACTTATTAAACTATATCCTAAAAGCTTGTTCATTGAAATGGAATATACCAGTTTACTTATTGGTGACGGTAATTCATTTTAAAAGATCAACCCATCAACTGCACAAATGTCCAATGGAATTACAAATTTCAAATACTTAATGTCTGCCCAATAATTGTCAATATGATGTTGGTGCCAGATTTCTGTTTGCCCTGTTCTTGTAACGTACTATCACTTGCTTAACTTCCGGTAAGGAACATAGCATTTCTAAAAAGCTCGGTTTTTAACTCCTATACGCAACTTTTATACATGACTTTTGCAGTATGTCACTAATTTCTATTGATATCAAGAATTTCTCCTTTACTAAACATTTCCTTTAATTCAATCTTTGAAAATCCATATACATCGCTCGAATACTCTTTCAATCGCACATCTTTCAAGCCTTTTAATCTGTTTACTTCATAGGTACTTGCTTGAATAAACACAGAATCACCCTTCACCTGGTCCACTCTATAAAGGGTGTAATTATTATTCCTTGTCTTAACTTCAAAAATGTCACCAACCTGGGGTGACAAAATAAGCTTGGCATTCCTTTCGTCTTTCTTTTTGTCACTTACAACACTGGTCATAATTAGAACTGCCACTACAGCCAAACCAGAAAACATCCAAATTGGTGCCTTGGTTTGAGCTTTTAAATTGTCATAAGAAGCCTTCAAAGATGCTGGCATTTCTTTTACCTTCAAAACTTGCTTACAATGGTCGCATTGGCTGAGTCCTATCTTACCCATTGGGAAAAATGGTATCCAAAAAATGTGGGCATATTTCTGAAATACGTGCATGTCAATGCAGTTCTGAGTCCCACAATTTTGGCATTTGTCAGTTAATACCTCCTTTGCAAGTTCTGTGCTTCTAGTTCCGTAAATAATCATATTGTCTTATTTTTTGGTGAAGGATTTAGATTGCGAAATGGCATACTAGGTTCCGAGTCATTAATGCAATAGAGTAAATAGTCTACCACTAACATAAATGATAATATCAGCGACCTATTAATTCAAATGATTGGATTAATCACTTGAAGCCACAATCGTACAAAACCAGTATTATCGGCTCATTTAACTAAATTTGGATAGTTCAATCCGTTTTTCAAATGCTTTTATTTCATTGATCTGTTCATCCGTCAACTGTTTTAAAGTCAGTGTTGACGTAATGTGATTGTATTGCAAGCCTATAAGTTGAATTTGAACTTCCTTCCTTCTTTGATCCCAGTAAATAAACTTTACCGGGGTTAAACTTTCAACAGCAGATCCTAACTTATGGATCCAATTTTTACCCGAGATAACAACTGGTTTAAGGTAAGTCACCATAAGTAAATTTTGTTTCCGGATTACAAGGATAAAGTCTTCAAAAATGAATATCTCAGCCGTGTTGGTAATTGAGGGATAATGTTTGTTCCCGTTAGAAACCAAATACTCTATCCGAACATCTCTGAAGTAAAGAAACAATTTGTTCCCTGCGGATGTAGCTTTGTCTACTACATTCATTATGTTCTTTTTGTTAGTTCCTGTCACCCGAAGGATCAAAA is drawn from Flavihumibacter rivuli and contains these coding sequences:
- a CDS encoding DUF2625 domain-containing protein, whose product is MRSLDLLIDTLEPAWPIVNQWIDSASNYIEVLPANPANARTALFNAQVTTRSPMGTIVFRTGGILIDSGWIRILGSGHPKLPRCLPDWNRGKAFKEYGEPPPFLLIADDAIGGFFLLNGGGLGNDPGKIYYFSPDNLNYEPLDLTYTEFLDFCFNGNLDEFYRGLRWPQWKEDLRLLNGDSVFSFYPFLWTKEGKDITKSVRKVVPVEEQFQFNLDMRKQLGH